A region from the Rhizoctonia solani chromosome 13, complete sequence genome encodes:
- a CDS encoding trehalase codes for MKGALNLWLTLAFATATLSYDRPSASIVMNDRAAYHAYALNDGMCNQRGNPQRSLVIPGPEIVSQFSVCQGRNEFGELVSDTQWIGVLQRDGMPLRYLLYLSAADYAQLIHLWNDARDHIGDSKTFVDRASNFSGSQINIALYHVLSKRNFTVSEFLEEVDSMFEFYTATQARTFRAWTKIVHHYWNNLDRTMIQNCFNDKTYGTQAQLLPGPGSPSVGTTLGASGYSPSADEQCATSIIRLEHPFKELRWWAENRGIAVKSPRDSSVTHFVYHYNVNADGPRPESYAEDWMRRVQIRRIIPVDLNSILYRCHILIAELYERAVDDESPYAWQHKQRHEIAASLLKSAILDLHWNENKTGFYDFELDTHGSKLKGPRTGVSKTFGAELHLRHSGAEFGPNLYGGPLPATVTKSGQQWDFPNAWPPLQYVAIKALQNIPYNLSTADAFRFAKTSTPQGQLGVEYDKLPVMDGENITGRELDGSTSSSWRNVMLKELSMRYMTSAFCNWNVTAKLRDDEIEAIVQDNPREDAWLDHFPGAMYEKLNAWDVPVADMAESTRSKLGLDGLTGKSGSQDDVRIHI; via the exons ATGAAGGGAGCACTAAACCTTTGGCTTACTCTGGCATTTGCTACTGCTACTCTCTCTTATGACCGGCCTTCTGCATCGATTGTTATGAACGACCGAGCCGCTTATCATGCCTACGCCCTCAACGATGGAATGTGCAACCAGCGCGGTAATCCTCAAAGGTCTTTGGTCATCCCAGGCCCCGAAATCGTTTCTCAATTCTCGGTCTGTCAAGGACGAAACGAATTCGGTGAGCTTGTGTCTGACACCCAGTGGATCGGTGTATTGCAACGGGACGGTATGCCTCTACGGTACCTACTGTATCTGAGTGCTGCTGACTACGCACAGCTTATACATCTTTGGAATGACGCAAGAGACCACATCGGTGATAGCAAAACCTTTGTCGATCGTGCCAGTAATTTTTCTGGCTCCCAGATTAATATTGCATTATACCATGTGTTGAGCAAGCGCAACTTCACTGTATCAGAGTTCTTGGAGGAGGTTGATTCTATGTTTGAATTT TATACGGCCACACAAGCAAGGACTTTCCGGGCATGGACTAAGATTGTACACCACTACTGGAACAACCTCGACCGGACTATGATCCAGAACTGTTTCAATGACAAAACATACGGTACTCAAGCCCAACTTCTACCTGGCCCCGGCTCACCATCAGTGGGCACGACCTTAGGAGCTTCTGGCTACTCTCCTTCAGCCGATGAGCAATGTGCTACATCTATCATTCGCTTGGAGCACCCCTTT AAAGAACTTCGGTGGTGGGCTGAAAATCGTGGAATTGCAGTCAAATCACCACGCGACTCGTCCGTCACCCACTTCGTCTACCATTATAACGTGAATGCTGATGGACCACGCCCCGAA TCTTACGCTGAAGACTGGATGAGAAGGGTCCAAATCCGAAGGATCATCCCTGTGGACTTGAATAGCATTCTCTACCGATGTCACATACTAATTGCAGAACTCTACGAACGTGCTGTTGACGACGAGTCGCCGTACGCGTGGCAGCACAAGCAAAGACACGAAATTGCCGCATCTCTTCTCAAATCCGCCATCTTGGACTTGCATTGGAATGAAAATAAGACCGGGTTCTATGATTTCGAGCTGGATACACATGGTTCGAAGTTGAAGGGACCAAGAACTGGCGTATCAAAAACTTTTGGAGCGGAGCTACATTTACGCCATTCTGGAGCGGAATTTGGCCCGAATCT TTATGGAGGGCCACTGCCTGCGACTGTTACCAAGTCCGGTCAGCAATGGGACTTTCCG AACGCTTGGCCGCCCTTGCAAT ATGTCGCAATTAAAGCCCTACAGAATATTCCATACAACTTGAGTACTGCCGACGCTTTTAGGTTCGCCAAGACGAGCACCCCTCAGGGTCAGCTTGGAGTCGAATACGACAAACTCCCAGTTATGGATGGAGAAAATATCACCGGCAGGGAGTTGGACGGGAGCACATCTTCCAGTTGGAGGAATGTGATGCTCAAGGAGCTATCCATGCGCTACATGACCTCAGCCTTTTGCAACTG GAATGTCACTGCGAAGCTTAGGGACGACGAGATCGAGGCGATCGTTCAAGACAACCCTCGTGAAGATGCGTGGCTTGACCATTTCCCGGGTGCAATGTACGAGAAGCTAAATGCTTGGGATGTACCCGTCGCGGACATGGCGGAGAGTACGAGGTCCAAACTGGG TTTGGATGGACTAACGGGTAAGAGCGGATCTCAAGATGACGTACGAATTCATATCTAA
- a CDS encoding MIT (microtubule interacting and transport) domain, translating into MSKPSLSETKLLDDAQNAQRILFHLATNSTRPQIRNAARTAGSRALGRADLIKNAKQGAEKSAARSTLEEEQLHILKRSSRVNGINLPAWPSSIGQSFGSDDQSRSIFIDTDGAPQLSPAHSAALAGWNAPWPNYLWSTLKPPMKSCKMSYPIAR; encoded by the exons ATGTCTAAACCTAGTTTATCCGAAACTAAACTTCTAGATGATGCCCAA AATGCGCAAAGGATTTTGTTTCATCTGGCTACTAATTCCACCCGCCCCCAAATACGCAATGCTGCAAGGACGGCCGGGTCGCGTGCATTGGGCCGAGCAGACTTGATCAAGAACGCAAAACAGGGAGCTGAGAAGAGTGCAGCGAGATCCACTCTCGAAG AGGAGCAACTGCACATATTGAAGCGCTCTTCGCGTGTGAATGGTATCAACTTACCCGCTTGGCCATCCAGCATTGGCCAAAGCTTTGGCAGCGATGACCAATCTAGGTCTATTTTCAT TGATACGGATGGCGCGCCGCAACTCTCTCCAGCCCATAGTGCAGCCTTGGCAGGATGGAACGCCCCTTGGCCGAATTACCTATGGTCGACCTTGAAACCCCCGATGAAATCGTGCAAGATGTCGTATCCGATTGCTCGGTAA
- a CDS encoding ER lumen protein-retaining receptor, with translation MNTFRLLGDMSHLASILILLHKIQTSKSSRGISFKTQALYVTVFLTRYIDLLTFHFVSLYNTLMKIFFIASSVYTLYLMKFKYRHTCSSTTDPSIDTFKVEYLVGPSVVLALIFNYEFKLSEILWAFSIYLEAVAIFPQLFMLQRTGEAETITTHYIAALGAYRALYVPNWIYRYWTEGTVDPIAVVAGLVQTGLYIDFFYVYFTRVMQGEKFELPA, from the exons ATGAATACCTTTAGGCTCCTCG GTGATATGTCGCATCTTGCGTCTATCCTTATTCTACTTCACAAAATTCAGACGAGCAAGTCATCCAGAG GTATCTCGTTCAAGACACAGGCACTCTATGTGACCGTGTTCCTGACCCGATATATCGATTTGTTGACCTTCCACTTTGTTTCGTTGTACAACACCTTGATGAAGATTTTCTTTATCGCTTCGAGTGTATACACCCTCTACCTCATGAAATTCAAGTATCG ACATACGTGCAGCTCAACCACCGACCCCTCGATTGACACTTTCAAGGTTGAATACCTGGTTGGCCCTTCGGTGGTGCTCGCCCTAATCTTCAACTACGAGTTCAAACTATCCGAAATCCTCTGGGCGTTCTCCATTTATCTCGAAGCAGTCGCCATCTTCCCACAGCTATTCATGTTGCAAAGGACCGGTGAAGCCGAGACCATAACAACACATTACATCGCAGCTCTTGGGGCTTACCGTGCACTTTATGTCCCCAACTGGATCTACCG gtacTGGACTGAAGGGACCGTAGATCCCATTGCGGTCGTTGCGGGATTAGTTCAGACGGGATTGTACATTGACTTCTTCTATGTGTACTTCACCCG CGTCATGCAGGGAGAAAAATTCGAACTTCCTGCCTGA
- a CDS encoding AAA domain protein yields the protein MPPYESAGPLLGDGHGHYKIAIVGNSGTGKSTLCRDLTEALKIPALSLDHVHWNPGWVETPKPEFRDQVQQFMDSPQRDG from the exons ATGCCCCCATACGAGAGTGCCGGCCCGTTACTTGGCGACGGCCATGGCCACTACAAAATTGCTATTGTAGGAAACAGTGGGACAGGCAAG AGTACCTTGTGCAGGGATCTCACAGAGGCTCTCAAAATCCCAGCCCTTTCGCTCGATCATGTTCACTGGAACCCAGGGTGGGTTGAAACGCCCAAACCCGAGTTCCGAGATCAAGTCCAGCAGTTCATGGACTCCCCCCAGAGGGATGGATAA
- a CDS encoding aspartyl protease produces MAAIEGTGGAGGIVLPMTMSGDGFTEAIYSIGVTVSSGATFEMQVDCGSSDAWLASSSCKSTVCQRAGTSLYGWSPTTVDSGAVTDFTYLVGSVQGNIVFENIRLGSYPIANQALLSASQIENERLTSNFVGLLGLALEYNSLFVDQFKDKLEFSVSTVATNLFSSPTSPSNRWVGISLERPGQSNSGIPSLLSIGRHPSKVVPDPSKIVYSPITDATHWRLPITEIAAWLVGSYNTTTQAYNFNTRREVH; encoded by the exons ATGGCTGCTATTGAGGGAACTGGTGGTGCGGGGGGCATTGTGCTTCCCATGACAATGTCTGGCGACGGTTTTACCGAGGC AATTTACTCTATTGGGGTGACTGTGAGCTCTGGAGCGACGTTCGAGATGCAAGTCGACTGCGGCTCGTCGGACGCATGGCTTGCATCGAGCTCATGCAAGTCGACAGTGTGCCAACGGGCTGGAACATCCCTATACGGCTGGTCGCCTACAACAGTCGACTCAGGGGCGGTCACCGATTTTACTTACCTTGTTGGAAGTGTGCAAGGTAATATTGTGTTTGAGAACATCAGGCTTGGCAGCTACCCCATTGCCAACCAAGCTTTGC TCTCGGCATCACAGATCGAAAACGAGCGGCTCACCTCCAACTTTGTTGGATTACTGGGCCTTGCCCTCGAGTACAACTCCTTGTTCGTTGACCAATTCAAGGACAAGCTGGAATTTTCCGTTTCTACCGTCGCGACCAACCTCTTCTCCTCTCCCACCTCTCCTTCCAATCGTTGGGTTGGAATTTCTCTGGAACGTCCCGGGCAGTCGAACTCCGGTATCCCATCGCTCCTCTCGATCGGCAGACACCCCTCAAAAGTCGTACCCGATCCATCCAAAATAGTTTACTCCCCCATTACCGATGCGACACACTGGAGACTACCCATCACCGAGATAGCCGCTTGGTTGGTCGGCAGCTACAATACTACTACACAGGCGTACAACTTCAACACTCGCAGGGAGGTTCATTGA
- a CDS encoding aminotransferase class-V protein: MGNLSSRIKPRKKRLRHPAPLPKNVADSSTEGGSDEASKAQDSEPTYEPPPGYDDFLRVYPRFVESAAVDELRARDFTRLSQSAVYLDYMGGGQYPESLIRSYAETLQNNVFGNTHSESMSSQLSEQYSQDARRTVLSFFDADPNEYLVVWTANATAGLKLVGESFPFTLGSSLVLPVDAHNSVQGIRAFAGRAGASVKYVPCLEEGGSDLQEALQILRGLAEPTNSSGTRPRSLMALTGLSNLTNRKLPLSQIVSAAQAHGIHTILDAAALAPTTRISLRNTPVDSMVVSFYKMFGFPTGVGALIAKKGFLDILERPWFAGGAVDLVQVPGVIATPAECVSSRFEEGTINYLTLPAVTTGINMLSKYIDLLPIRLSSLYHYLYNQLSMLQYPDTKTPVVQILTREPSPPSTAPPHGYVLSFLILDRKGDIVPLTHIEALAARKGREGLPAVSPAFKSTSKHPRSRTHQSDLPTHSLPPLAQQSFSDSTTTERIISLRTGCACNPGGAAALLGIESYMQLLQPGATQRSLELVVGRELGVIRVSLGK, from the exons ATGGGCAACCTTTCTTCCCGAATTAAACCGCGAAAAAAGCGACTTCGACATCCTGCACCACTCCCCAAGAATGTTGCTGATAGCTCAACTGAGGGAGGCAGCGATGAAGCCTCCAAAGCTCAAGACTCAGAACCTACATATGAACCTCCCCCAGGCTATGACGACTTTCTACGCGTTTACCCTCGCTTCGTCGAATCTGCTGCTGTCGATGAGCTGCGCGCACGAGATTTTACACGTTTGAGCCAGAGCGCTGTATATCTGGACTATATGGGTGGGGGGCAATACCCGGAAAGCCTGATTCGTAGCTATGCTGAAACTCTCCAGAACAACGTATTTGGAAACACCCACTCAGAAAGCATGAG TTCTCAGCTTTCGGAACAATACTCTCAGGACGCGCGCAGGACAGTTTTGTCGTTTTTCGATGCAGATCCGAACGAGTATTTGGTTGTTTGGACAGCCAATGCAACGGCCGGACTGAAGCTTGTTGGGGAATCGTTTCCGTTTACCTTAGGGAGCTCGCTGGTGCTACCTGTGGATGCCCACAATAGCGTTCAGGGAATCAGGGCGTTCGCAGGCCGAGCAGGAGCAAGTGTCAAGTATGTGCCCTGCTTGGAGGAGGGGGGGTCCGACCTACAAGAAGCTCTG CAAATTCTGCGGGGTTTAGCCGAGCCGACGAACTCTTCGGGGACACGACCGAGATCACTGATGGCCCTCACTGGACTTTCCAATCTCACAAATCGTAAACTACCACTGTCACAAATTGTATCGGCCGCTCAGGCCCATGGCATTCATACCATCCTGGACGCCGCTGCTCTCGCGCCCACTACCCGAATATCGTTGAGGAACACACCCGTGGACTCAATGGTTGTCAGTTTCTACAAAATGTTTGGGTTCCCTACCGGAGTCGGGGCCTTGATCGCGAAAAAAGGTTTCCTGGACATTTTGGAACGACCATGGTTTGCTGGAGGCGCGGTAGACTTGGTACAGGTCCCTGGTGTTATTGCGACTCCGGCTGAATGTGTCAGCTCTCGTTTCGAG GAAGGGACAATAAACTATCTAACACTCCCTGCCGTAACGACTGGTATCAATATGCTGTCCAAATACATCGACTTGCTTCCTATCCGGCTTTCTTCGCTGTACCATTATCTTTACAACCAGCTATCCATGCTCCAGTATCCAGACACCAAAACCCCTGTTGTCCAAATTCTTACTAGGGAGCCCTCCCCTCCATCTACCGCCCCTCCTCACGGCTATGTCCTTTCCTTCCTGATACTTGACCGTAAGGGGGACATTGTTCCTCTGACACACATAGAGGCACTCGCTGCCAGAAAGGGCCGAGAAGGGCTTCCAGCTGTTTCCCCCGCATTCAAATCCACCTCCAAGCATCCTCGAAGCCGAACACATCAAAGTGACCTGCCCACCCACTCACTTCCTCCGCTAGCTCAGCAGTCCTTCTCAGATTCTACCACCACAGAGCGAATCATTTCTCTCCGTACTGGATGTGCTTGCAATCCAGGGGGCGCTGCGGCATTATTGGGCATAGAATCATATATGCAACTCCTCCAACCTGGCGCTACCCAACGTTCACTAGAGCTAGTTGTTGGGCGGGAATTAGGTGTTATCAGAGTTAGTTTAGG AAAATAG